A single region of the Penaeus monodon isolate SGIC_2016 chromosome 18, NSTDA_Pmon_1, whole genome shotgun sequence genome encodes:
- the LOC119584847 gene encoding uncharacterized protein LOC119584847 → MFILSLLLVPIWLVFTAAQGDYCLPPVGSPSEEVAAQFVLEAAEITSVAALETEMSFCCPQQFTDCMAAGGVCMPSFVKSLCPLAVDSYCPADSCTCCIFQPPCQGLCDLGGKLGERRCSCRSSERPISGKCSSSCTCCPLKEE, encoded by the exons ATGTTTATCTTGTCGCTGCTGCTTGTCCCTATATGGCTGGTCTTCACCGCCGCTCAAGGA GATTACTGTCTGCCTCCCGTCGGCTCCCCGAGCGAGGAAGTGGCTGCGCAGTTTGTGCTCGAAGCTGCAGAGATCACATCTGTGGCTGCCCTGGAGACTGAGATGTCCTTCTGTTGCCCACAACAATTCACGGACTGTATGGCTGCGGGGGGCGTCTGTATGCCCTCATTTGTCAAGTCCCTTTGTCCCCTTGCCGTTGATAGCTACTGTCCAGCCGACTCCTGTACCTGCTGCATCTTTCAACCTC CCTGTCAGGGATTATGCGATCTCGGCGGCAAGTTAGGGGAGCGCCGTTGCAGCTGTCGGTCCAGTGAGCGTCCTATATCAGGGAAATGTTCCTCCTCTTGCACTTGCTGCCCTCTTA aggaagAATGA
- the LOC119584616 gene encoding uncharacterized protein LOC119584616, whose protein sequence is MLMFTHPISETKLFPSIEYYTFSLGGILTDCQSPSGSMSALQMLLLLTITWLAVHAFAQEEYIPDYCLPLPGAMAGEDSVNATLAAELNNMTRRCCQEQVGECRAAGGVCIPSHANAFCRMTVDCLCPSGSCTCCFFQLPCKGICGFNEDFGICRTKCRPNERPIPGNCPCGDTSAVVS, encoded by the exons ATGCTTATGTTTACTCATCCCATTTCTGAAACGAAACTTTTTCCATCAATCGAGTATTATACCTTTTCTCTTGGGGGAATTTTGACAGATTGTCAGTCACCTTCAGGATCTATGTCTGCGCTGcaaatgttgctgttgttgaccATCACGTGGCTGGCCGTCCACGCCTTCGCCCAGGAAGAATATATACCG GATTATTGCCTCCCTCTCCCGGGCGCCATGGCCGGCGAGGACTCGGTTAATGCCACTCTGGCAGCTGAGCTGAATAACATGACGAGGCGATGCTGCCAAGAACAAGTAGGAGAGTGCCGGGCCGCTGGGGGCGTCTGCATTCCCTCCCACGCCAACGCCTTCTGCCGCATGACCGTCGACTGCCTCTGTCCCTCTGGCTCCTGTACCTGCTGCTTCTTCCAGCTGC CGTGCAAAGGCATCTGTGGCTTTAACGAAGATTTTGGGATATGCCGAACTAAGTGCAGGCCAAACGAGCGCCCGATACCTGGCAATTGCCCCTGTGGCGATACTTCCGCTGTTGTCTCCTAA